Proteins co-encoded in one Setaria viridis chromosome 9, Setaria_viridis_v4.0, whole genome shotgun sequence genomic window:
- the LOC117839921 gene encoding protein TIFY 10a: MAPGKSMERASSFAMACSLLSRYVRENGAAAGELGLGIRAEAADAQRTPADAEKGDARKETMDLFPQDAGFGTEAAAQEAPDAREKEKHQLTIFYAGKVLVFDDFPAEKAKDLMQMAGRGASVAQSSGSLPSPAVATVTDSTKVAAVPAAPIPVVSAQKNAADIPQAPKASLRRFLEKRKDRITAKAPYQGSPSDATPVKKEMPESQPWLGLGSQTANPDLSLRQERNQ; the protein is encoded by the exons ATGGCTCCTGGGAAATCCATGGAGAGGGCCAGTAGCTTCGCCATGGCCTGCAGCCTCCTCAGCCGCTACGTCAGGGAGAacggcgccgctgccggagagCTCGGCCTCGGCATCAGAG CTGAAGCAGCAGATGCACAGAGGACGCCGGCAGACGCAGAGAAGGGGGACGCCAGGAAGGAGACCATGGACCTCTTTCCACAGGACGCTGGGTTCGGCACCGAGGCCGCAGCGCAAGAAGCCCCTGATGCCAG GGAGAAAGAGAAGCACCAGCTGACTATCTTCTATGCTGGGAAGGTCCTCGTGTTCGATGACTTCCCTGCTGAGAAGGCGAAGGACCTGATGCAGATGGCCGGCAGGGGTGCATCCGTGGCTCAGAGCTCTGGCTCGCTGCCTTCCCCTGCAGTTGCAACCGTTACTGACAGCACTAAGGTCGCAGCTGtgccagctgcaccaattccTGTGGTCAGTGCCCAGAAGAATGCAGCAG ATATACCTCAGGCTCCGAAGGCGTCTCTTCGCCGGTTCCTTGAGAAGCGAAAGGACCG CATTACTGCCAAAGCACCATACCAAGGCTCCCCTTCAGATGCTACACCTGTGAAGAAGGAGATGCCGGAGAGCCAGCCATGGCTCGGGCTAGGTTCTCagaccgccaaccccgacctgAGCCTGCGCCAGGAACGCAACCAGTGA